DNA from Deltaproteobacteria bacterium:
GGGGAGACCATATTTACGGCGCCGAGGCGGCCTCACAACATTACTTTAAAAAATCAGCGATCGAACTCTCTCCAGCTGAGGCAGCCTTCCTCGCCTCAATCATCCCGAGCCCGCTTAAGTGGGGCCAATGGCCCCCAGGACCTTATGTCTGGCAACGTGTGCTCATTCTTCTGAATCGGATGAATCCGGAAAACCTGCAACCTTAAATGACCACATTCTCTCGATACTCCCCAAACACCTTCCTGAGAGAATTGGAAATTTCACCAAGCGTCGCCTTGGATTTCACCGCTTCGATGAGGACCGGCATCAGATTTTCTTTTCCATTCGCCTTTTCTTCAAGAGTCTTCAAAATCTTCTCTGTCTTCTTCTCATCACGAGAGGTTAGAAATTTCTTCAGTCTTTCTTTTTTCTCTTCCTCAATTTTTGGATCAATCCGATGGATCTTTGGAGCAGTCTCCTCTTTGAGCCGAAACTCGTTCAGACCGACGACAATCCGCTTCTTTTCCTCAATCTCCCTTTGATACTGAAACGCCGCCTCCTGGATCTCTCGCTGGACAAAACCGGACTCGACCGCCCGAAGCATCCCCCCCATCTGATCGATCTTGTCCATCAGCTTTTTAGCCGCACTCTCAATCTCGTTCGTCTTCTGCTCGATGACATAAGAACCACAGCAAGGATCGGCGGTATTCATGACACCCGATTCACTCGCGATCAGTTGCTGTGTTCGAAGCGCAATATGGGCCGATTCTTCTGTCGGGAGCGCCAACGCCTCATCGTAGGAATTGGTATGCAAGGACTGACAACCACCCAAAACTGCCGACAACGCCTGAAGCGTGACCCGAACAATATTATTCCTCGGCTGTTGCGCGGTCAGCGTACATCCCGCGGTCTGGGCATGAAACCGGAGCATGCATGATTTATCCTCTTTTGCCTTGAATCGTTCTTTCACGAGCCGGGCCCAAAGGCGACGCGCCGCCCTGAATTTTGCAATCTCTTCAATAAAATCATTATGCACGCCGAAAAAGAATGAGATCTGAGGGGCGATATCGTCGACGGAAACACCAGCCTTTATCAGCTCTTCCAGATACGTCCTTCCGTTCATGAGCGTGAAGGCGACCTCCTGAACTGCCGTACATCCCGCCTCTCGCATGTGATATCCGGAGACGCTGATCGCGTTCCATTTCGGGACATTCTTTTGGCAAAAGGTGATCAGGTCGGTGATGATCCGGAGTGACGGTCCTGTGGGATAGATATAAGTTCCGCGAGCGATATACTCTTTTAAGATGTCGTTCTGGACGGTCCCGCGAAGCCTGTCCCACGAGACTTTTTGCTGATCGGCCACAGCAAGATAGAGTGCTAAAAGGATCGATGCGGTCGCATTGATTGTCATTGAAGTAGAGACCTGATCCAATTGAATCCCATCAAAAAGCAGATCCATATCTTCTATCGAATCAATCGCCACACCGACACGACCGACTTCTCCTTTCGCCATCGCATGATCGGAGTCATATCCCATCTGCGTCGGCAGATCGAAGGCGACCGAGAGACCGGTCTGACCATGCTCGAGGAGATATTTGAATCGCGCGTTCGTCTCACGTGCATCGCCAAACCCGGCGTACTGCCGCATCGTCCAGGGACGACCACGATACATCGTTTCGTAAATGCCTCGGGTAAATGGAAACTGACCGGGGTTGTTAAGCTCTGTTTCGTAATCGATCTTTTTCATTCAATCACCACCAGTTCCTGCCCCGCCTCCACCGTCTGACCAACCTTCACGACAATCTTCGACACCTTCCCCGCTTTCGGAGAGGCCAGCTCGTTCTCCATCTTCATCGCCTCGACGACAATAAGCCCATCCCCTTGCTTGACAACATCTCCCTCGGTCACCTTGATTCCGATCACGCGCCCGGGCATCGGAGATTTAACCTTCCCGCTCTGTACAGCGGCAACGGATGGGCCCTTTCCGAGCTCACCGACCGGCAGGACCTCTATCAAATGACCCTTGAGATCGACCTGATATCCACCATTCTTCTCCCGGACAAAGACCTCGTAGGAATGGCCGTCCACAAGGATCGAATAATGCCCCGGACCGAGGACTCGATAATCAATCGAAGGGCTCGCGTCGCCCCCCCAACCGGCAAAGCCGGATTGGGTCCCCCCCTCAACGCCCCTTTGGGGCTGGTTATTCTCTTTCTCCTTCAACGCAAACCCTCCTGACGGGCGGTGGTTTTCCATGGGGATTCTGTAGGGGTCCCGCTTGCTGGACCCCTCTCTTGGGCGCAGCAAGCAGCGCCCCTACATTTTCGATGAATCTCCACCGCAATCCTCGCGATCTCTTCATAACCGGTGTGGATCTCGCGTTTCAGATTTGAAAGT
Protein-coding regions in this window:
- a CDS encoding methylmalonyl-CoA mutase, which codes for MKKIDYETELNNPGQFPFTRGIYETMYRGRPWTMRQYAGFGDARETNARFKYLLEHGQTGLSVAFDLPTQMGYDSDHAMAKGEVGRVGVAIDSIEDMDLLFDGIQLDQVSTSMTINATASILLALYLAVADQQKVSWDRLRGTVQNDILKEYIARGTYIYPTGPSLRIITDLITFCQKNVPKWNAISVSGYHMREAGCTAVQEVAFTLMNGRTYLEELIKAGVSVDDIAPQISFFFGVHNDFIEEIAKFRAARRLWARLVKERFKAKEDKSCMLRFHAQTAGCTLTAQQPRNNIVRVTLQALSAVLGGCQSLHTNSYDEALALPTEESAHIALRTQQLIASESGVMNTADPCCGSYVIEQKTNEIESAAKKLMDKIDQMGGMLRAVESGFVQREIQEAAFQYQREIEEKKRIVVGLNEFRLKEETAPKIHRIDPKIEEEKKERLKKFLTSRDEKKTEKILKTLEEKANGKENLMPVLIEAVKSKATLGEISNSLRKVFGEYRENVVI
- a CDS encoding biotin/lipoyl-binding protein — encoded protein: MENHRPSGGFALKEKENNQPQRGVEGGTQSGFAGWGGDASPSIDYRVLGPGHYSILVDGHSYEVFVREKNGGYQVDLKGHLIEVLPVGELGKGPSVAAVQSGKVKSPMPGRVIGIKVTEGDVVKQGDGLIVVEAMKMENELASPKAGKVSKIVVKVGQTVEAGQELVVIE